A genomic window from Gallus gallus isolate bGalGal1 chromosome 33, bGalGal1.mat.broiler.GRCg7b, whole genome shotgun sequence includes:
- the LOC121108050 gene encoding olfactory receptor 14A16-like encodes MANSSSISEFLLLALADTRQLQLLHFWLLLGIYLAALLGNGLISTAVACDHRLHTPMYFFLLNLALLDLGCISTTLPKAMANALWHTRAISYAGCVAQVFFFLFFISAEYSLLTIMSYDRYVAICKPLHYGTLLGSRACATMAAAAWGTGLLYSLLHTANTFSLPLCQGNAVSQFFCEIPQILKLSCSKSYLREFGLIVVSALVFFGCFAFILFSYVQIFRAVLRMPSEQVRHKAFSTCLPHLAVVSLFLSAVMFAHLKPFSISSPFLDLVLALLYSVVPPTLNPIIYSMRNKEIKHALSKVLQYALFQLQ; translated from the coding sequence AtggccaacagcagctccatcagcgagttcctcctcctggcgttggcagacacgcggcagctgcagctcctgcacttctggctcttgctgggcatctacctggctgccctcctgggcaacggcctcatcagcacagccgtagcctgcgaccaccgcctgcacacccccatgtacttcttcctcctcaacctcgccctcctcgacctgggctgcatctccaccactctccccaaagccatggccaatgccctctggcacaccagggccatctcctatgcaggatgtgttgcacaggtctttttctttcttttcttcatctcagcagaatattcccttctcaccatcatgtcctatgaccgctacgttgccatctgcaagcccctgcactatgGGACCCTGCttggcagcagagcttgtgccaccatggcagcagctgcctggggcactgggcttctctattccctgctgcacactgccaatacattttccctgcctctgtgccaaggcaatgctgtgagtcagttcttctgtgaaatcccccagatcctcaagctctcctgctcaaaatccTATCTCAGGGAATTTGGGCTTATTGTGGTCAGTGCCCTCGTGTTCTttgggtgttttgctttcattctcttctcctacgtgcagatcttcagggccgtgctgaggatgccttCTGAGCAGGTAAGACACAAAGCCTtttccacgtgcctccctcacctggccgtcgtctccctgtttctcagtgCTGTCATGTTTGCCCACCTGAagcccttctccatttcctccccATTCCTGGACCTGGTGCTGGCActtctgtactcagtggttcCTCCAACACTGAACCCTATTATttacagcatgaggaacaaggagATCAAGCATGCCCTCAGCAAAGTGTTGCAATATGCACTCTTCCAGCTTCAATAA